Genomic segment of Leishmania panamensis strain MHOM/PA/94/PSC-1 chromosome 20 sequence:
AGGCGGCTGCCAACACGCAACTGCGCCACGAGCCGAGTGATGTGCTAGTCCCATCCCTTTACAAGAAGCGGTGAGGACTTACGGGTGGGGAGTAAGGGGAATGCCTTTTCGCCTTCTTCTGCCAAAGGTGGCGATCCGCTGGTGTATCGCTCTCTCCAGATGCGTGGGTGTCACTAGGCGAGTGCACCTGTGTGCCGGTAGCCCCTCGGCATTCATacgtgaaggagagagaaagccgTTGTGGattgcccccctcccctgatGCCACAGGGGCCACGAATAGCGAGCGCATGGACGCACACACTCCTCCACTCATGGAGAACTTCTCcactgtctctccctccctctaatgcactcgctgctctctccttcatttagtttttctttcctttgtgtTGGTGTGCAGTGACACACGTGTAATGCATGAGTCGATTAAGCTGTGTAAGAAGCGTTGGGTATCATTCTGGCCATGTGTGTGGACGTGTGTGTCCTTGTTCTCTACTTCCTTGTcgggaagaggaaagcggGGTACCTTGCTAAGACGCTTGACCCTCTGAAGTCCAGATTGTGGCACAGGAAGTGTGTGCCGCCAGAGAGGCCGATGTACTCGTCCATGCGCCTCTACCCTTCTAAGAAAAATATGGGACGCCGTCTCTACTAGGTAGAAGGACCGTCAGGCCATTACCTCGGTGCGTTGCGCTGtaccactccccctccccctctcggGATGTTCTCTCGAAAACATTCTGCCGGGCCGCACCCGCCACGCTCGTATACATCAGCGTAGCAGACgcgttgctgccgtggccagcttctctctcccttcttctcttcacaTTCCCGCTTCTCCACGCGATGCGTCGtgctcgctcttctccctcaaTCCTCCTTtgctttcgtttttttccccGCGCTTCGCTTTTTCGACGACACCCCCTTTGCAGCTACTGGGGGACTCGCAAAAAGTGAGGCGGGGGCAAACGTGAACTTTCTGCGGAGGAACTCCATCACCTTACGAGGGACGGAGGCTAGCGGTGACACTTCTGCAtacgcacagagaagcaaacgGGCTGGTAGAGCGGCTGAGGCTAACTCACTCGTCTCTCCGTTTCATAGCGACGCGTTCTGGTCTCGCGCAAAGAGAGCGCTACACGTGACACTCGTGTTCCCGGTACCACCCACCCAAGCCCAACCTTCTCTTCAGTGGCATGAGCCGGCGAAGTCGTCGGCTGcacgtgcgcctgctgcgtgctgcagccgtcgccgctgccggcacaTTTGTGTATCGGCGGTGGCATCTTCGCTCCTCAAGTGCACTGCCGGCATCGACCTACCGGTCAGCCAGTGGACCCGGCGATGTCAGCAACAGTCCCGCACGCCGCTCTTCGCgctgggcggcgctgcagcggagtACGGCGGCGGATCCATTTGACCTCCTTGTTATCGGTGGAGGCCTTACAGGTCTCTACACTGCCGTCGACGCGGCACAGCGCGGGCTACGAGTGGCTTTGGTTGACGCGGCAGACTTcggcggaggcagcacaACCTCGTGCATGCCTTCTGTCTCTCCCGGTGCGCTGCCTTACGTGCAGCGAGCCATTCGACAGCGCAACTGGGACTGGCTGCGGATGGCGGCAACAGTgatcgaggaggagacaaCGTGGTGCAACGTCGCGCCGCGGTGCGTGTCAGCCCCTGACACTCTGCTGCGACGCTGGCAGAGCTGGCGGTGGGGAGGCGCCGTGGGCGGAAGCAACTGCGAAATAGCGACCAGAGCAGGGGCCACCAATGATAACACCGCTTCCTCGGTACACGTGACCGAACTTCCAGCGAGAAATTCATCGTTATTGTCTGTTGATTCGACGCGTACCATAACGACACTGCTTCCAGCCTTGCACACCTTGGAGATGGTTGAGTACGTCTGCGCAGCGATGGTGAGTACGGTGATGAGCATCTTTTGCGGTCCGTTTCGTCCAAACATCGTGCTGCCTCGGTTCGCCGTCGAGACACGTCTACCGGCCCTCGCACAGAGCTTGACGCCGTCTTCCTCACCCGTGCAACTTCGAGGCGGCGTCATATCCAACGACTTTGCGCTGCACAACAATACAGTCGCCGTGTCGCTCGCACGCACCGCAGAGGAGCTTGGCGTGACTGTCTTATCCTACGTCCCTGTGTTCTCCATCCAGGAGGCCTCTGCGCCGACCAACACGGAGATGTGCTCATCGTCTAGCTCGACCCGCGCCTCTTCGTGCGCGGCCGTCATGCGGGTCTCTGTTCAAGACGCGCTGGCTACCAAGGCAGCCACGGCGAGTTCGCCAGTGTCGCCTGAGCCGGCACGGTTTCCCTtcttgcggcggcggcggggacAGAGCAACGCCTCGTCACACCCATCCACTGCCGATTTGGATGCATCGACAAGAAGTGTAGCGTTGAATCCGGATGCGGAGACCACGGCAGACGTCTATGCACGCAGCGTTGTCAACTGCACAGGCTGCTGGGTGGATACCATCAAGGCCATATACGATAAAAATGCCTGTGACACAGTTCCGGCTGCATTTGCCGGCTACCAGGCGTACTCCTACCTGATAGCTCCTGCCAACGCCGTGCATGCTGTGCCACCCCCACCAACGCCACCCACAGATGGACACGAGGTAAGACAGGAAACAGTGGCCTCATTCTCGCCGCTTTCGGAGACAATGCAGGCCGCGGCGCTACTCTTTAGCTCTCCGAGACTGAGCTTTGCCTCAGTGATGGTGCTACCTTGGTGGGACCAGTGCGTGATGCTGGGCCCGAGCATATCTTTTCTCCCGCAATTGCCGGCGACCGCGGTGGCGAACACCAACGCCGCGCTGCGCCCTGTGGACGGGTATGCCGCCCAGCGACAGCGTACGCTCTCGATGCTGAGTAGCGCCGGCGTGTCTGTGGATGCGTCACGCCTACTCTCGTGCGTGTCGCAAATTGTCCCGCATATGAAGGGACCCAAAGAAGTGCCGTGGGTTGGGGCGCTTTTGCATCGAAGCTACGCCTTGCACTTCTCTTCAGTGCCACTGCACCGGGTAGGCGACGAGGGTGGCATTGAGCAAGCTGTGTCTTTTGCTGGACATTCTGCAGGCGTCACTGGTGGCGTTGCTGGTGTTGCTCGCCGAGACGTTCCGCTCCTCCACGTGTACGGCGGTGCCCCAGTGTTGGCACGCCGGATTGCTGAGGAGGTGGTCGACGCCCTTGTGTACCACGAGCCGCCGCTGTTCTCACAGAAGACGCTCAAGAAGATCCACCGGTGCCGCACGCGTCATCTTCAACTGGTCACACCGACTTCCCTCTGCACCGCTACGAATTGCGGGCCGATGGACGCACAGGTGCGTCTGGTGGCCCTTGTGAAGGACACATACGCCGAGCGCTTAGTGGACGTTTTAGCCCGCCGCACCCATGTCGCGTACACGAGCCCCATCGAAGCCCTGCAGGCCATACCGACGCTGGCGAACATCATGGGTGATCTGCTGCAGTGGGATGAAGCCAGGCGATTATCAGAGATCGAAGAGGCGCGGCATCTTGTGCACAGCGTGACAGTGTCTGTGTGAATTGCTCTGTTGATGTtgcgcgtggtggtggcggtggcgcggagCATTCGTGTTGGGACAAGACGGTGTCTCTTTTGCATCCCTCGCTCGTGTGCAGCTCCAGCCGTGTTCTTGTGCGCCATGGTAGTAAACCACCTGCCAGCCCATCCCCACCATCATCGCCACCATTACCAACATAGCCCTACGCAGttacgcacacagagagacacccGCACTCTtgctgcctttctctctctctctcccctgcctGTATAGATTCTGCCCAGATGGATTTCCCATCGCCTTCCCTCCACTCCTCTGCTTTCATTGGTCTGCCCCCATCTCTCACCATGTCGGTGACATTCATGCACCACCTCTTCACCTGactgcgcctctcctctcttcgctgtgactctcttccctcccctcttccctgctTCAGCTCTCCACAGTAGTCGGCACGAAAATGCAGCCCTGACACAAACGACAAGCCGCATTacgaagggagggagagagaaggcaaagggTCTGGGCAATCCGATCCATCACTGGAGCACCCCAACatacgtatgtgtgtgtgtcaccgAGCGTGGAGGGGGGCTATTAGGTGACATAGATGCTCCAGCGCATCCGCTGTTTCGTGCGATTGTGAGGAGTGTGACTCCTGTACGTTACACTTTCTTGAAAGGAGAAATGCATCGTGACGAAGTGCAGATCCTCGCttccgcctctcttccactgctCTGCCAGAGCAGTGGATTGCGGACGTGACGGCATGCGCCGCGCTTGGCTTCGGACTTTGTTTTTGCTTCCAGCACTCCGTACATCCCCGGAAGGCCATGGTACcacagtgcgtggcatcgcAGAGTCCAGTGtaccccccactctctgcgGGGAAGGcagcccccttcccccctctccctgccactgccgaaCTACCTCTGGTACGGACAGGAGCAAGTGCCTACGACGTTGGAaagtcagagcgatgtacCGCTACTGACTCTGGAAGTGAGGTCGTGGACGGCGTTGCCTCAGGGCCTCCTGCAACAGCGAACACGTTTGTACTATCCACATAATAAGCAGTGTTTCAGCGTAACTCCAGTTTATtccacccggccctcgctgcccactgctgTGCGGAGCCTGCGTGTCCCCCCGAAGGATACACCAGGTGGTGACCGGTCAAGCAGGGGTAGGTAGAGTTTGAAACAGAGGCTCTCCTCAGATCACCGAGCCAACGCATTGCTGTACTGCGTGTTTACTACCGTTACGCAGGGCGTGATGCGCCTGTGAGAGGCCAGTGTAAAGTTGAGCGTATGTTGCATATCGGAAAAAGGTATACTTTGAGACCCCACAAGTCCACCTGTACCCCCATAGCGCATCTGCATCTCTGTACTTGGGCGTTGTCTACTCGTCCGCCCTCTCTAGTGTCTGCTTCGGCCGCCACTCACTTTCTCTAACGTCATTGACGATCCACTCcggttctcctcctccaaccTCATCTCTTGCCCTGtttgtgcgagtgtgtgggtgcataTGCGCCTCATCCACCCGCACACGTCTCCTCTGGCTACTGATTGCATTGCTagtggtgtgctgctgctgctgctgctgttgccgggGGCGACCTCGTCGCTTTGCTCTCCCCATTGAAGTGCAGACTTTCAGTCTCTCGCCGCGCCTCTCCGTTTTTTGTGCTCCTCCTTTATGCACTACGCTGCCACCAGCCGGCACACCAATTTGAGCGGTGCCACTTCGCGCCCCTgtaccctccctctccttggTGTCGCAGTGACGCCACCGCCCACGCACATAGAGGAACACGTGCTCACTCAAGAGCATAGAGACCTCCTCTTGAGTTTCTTCCAACAGCAGAAACTCCtccacacgcagacacacagagagactcCTTTCCGAGCAGCATTTCCACTGCTGACTGTTCTTCGAGTCTGCGTGAGGGTGGGTGCATTAGTCACACCTCTGTGTACCTTCAGGTGAAGCGATTCATTGTCAAACGTGGTGGCATGAACGAAGGacacacaccgcagcgcacTTCTTGCTTACTCTTGTATCCGAACCCACTTGTTTGTCGCCTCAAGcaggaaggaaggaaagatgGGGCCCACAATGGACTCGAACAAGCCAAGCAGCTTTCACTACTTCGCCTACGGAACGTATGTCGATGCAGCGGAGATGAAAAAGTGTCTTTCCGCCGTCTCCGGCAGTACAACACCGGTCATCCACTCCGCTCACCCTGCCCTGCTTCCTGGATACCGCCTCCTGTGTGATGCGGTGAGTGCTGAGGGGCCGCGACTGGGCCGCGTCAACATCGCCCCGCTCAATCTCGTCGCCCGTGAACCATCAACCACGCGCCACTCCCCGAGCCCGTGCAGGAGCGAGACGCCACCCGAGCACAAGGCAGCTTTCCGCGATGGGGTTCGGGGTGTGCTGTACGAGCTTCCCTCCAACATGCgtgagacgctgctgcaagcTGTCGCCCGCGAAGGGTCGTTTAACGTGTACGCCATGCTCATGTGCTACAAGATGAGCGACGTGCACCGAGGCGCGTGGGCTCCAGACTCGCAGATGTGCGAGTCGCTCGTGATCGCCGCGCTGGACGTGCCTCTGCTGGAGCGCAAGCTCTTCGTGGAGCCCCTCATGAAGCTGTGCTGGCACCCGCTGCCAAAGCCGCAAGGGGTTCCGGCTCAACCAGGGCTGGTCGCCGCGCTTGCACCTTCCTCCGCTGGCTCACGACGCGGTGCAGAAGCAGTGGAGACGTCACGCTGGCCTGGGTACCACTGGTGCAATTGCATTAACTCTGCGCGGGTTTCGCCCAGCCAAGCGTACGTACAGCTCCTGGAGAAGGCCTACCGTGAGTACCTACACGTGAACATGGCTGCCGACCAAGCTGACAGTAGCCTCACTGGAGACACCAGCCGGTGCTCCAGGCCCGGCTCAGCGTCCTCAGATGGCGGTGAAACCGACTCGTACGCGACAGCGATGCACCTCATGGTGTACAAGCAGGCCCGCAATGTGAACACCGAGCCACAGGAGGCCAAGACTTGGTACTTGGCGTATGGCTCTAACATGTCATGGGAGCAGGTGTGCGTCCGCATCGGCCCGCCGTACCAGCGCCGTGCCGCAAAGTTGCTCGACTACGTGCTGGTTGCCAATAAGGTACCCATCGGCTACCCGAACGGTGATAACTTCGGGTATTACAATGTGGAACCGGTGGTGttgcgagagaagaaggcggcgcaggggcTGGTGAAACACCGCAGCACAATGCCACCTTAcgtctgcggtgctgcgtaCGAAATCAGCCAGGCGCAGCTAGAGATGATGGACGCCTATGAAAAAGGCTACTACTGC
This window contains:
- a CDS encoding hypothetical protein (TriTrypDB/GeneDB-style sysID: LpmP.20.4690) codes for the protein MGPTMDSNKPSSFHYFAYGTYVDAAEMKKCLSAVSGSTTPVIHSAHPALLPGYRLLCDAVSAEGPRLGRVNIAPLNLVAREPSTTRHSPSPCRSETPPEHKAAFRDGVRGVLYELPSNMRETLLQAVAREGSFNVYAMLMCYKMSDVHRGAWAPDSQMCESLVIAALDVPLLERKLFVEPLMKLCWHPLPKPQGVPAQPGLVAALAPSSAGSRRGAEAVETSRWPGYHWCNCINSARVSPSQAYVQLLEKAYREYLHVNMAADQADSSLTGDTSRCSRPGSASSDGGETDSYATAMHLMVYKQARNVNTEPQEAKTWYLAYGSNMSWEQVCVRIGPPYQRRAAKLLDYVLVANKVPIGYPNGDNFGYYNVEPVVLREKKAAQGLVKHRSTMPPYVCGAAYEISQAQLEMMDAYEKGYYCELHLCTDLHDVTAAPLECWTYIAQETSEELLPSLEYLSRVLEGDDILPLEYMEGIRATPTNSQRSPRQDKRLRKEL
- a CDS encoding glycerol-3-phosphate dehydrogenase-like protein (TriTrypDB/GeneDB-style sysID: LpmP.20.4680), with product MSRRSRRLHVRLLRAAAVAAAGTFVYRRWHLRSSSALPASTYRSASGPGDVSNSPARRSSRWAALQRSTAADPFDLLVIGGGLTGLYTAVDAAQRGLRVALVDAADFGGGSTTSCMPSVSPGALPYVQRAIRQRNWDWLRMAATVIEEETTWCNVAPRCVSAPDTLLRRWQSWRWGGAVGGSNCEIATRAGATNDNTASSVHVTELPARNSSLLSVDSTRTITTLLPALHTLEMVEYVCAAMVSTVMSIFCGPFRPNIVLPRFAVETRLPALAQSLTPSSSPVQLRGGVISNDFALHNNTVAVSLARTAEELGVTVLSYVPVFSIQEASAPTNTEMCSSSSSTRASSCAAVMRVSVQDALATKAATASSPVSPEPARFPFLRRRRGQSNASSHPSTADLDASTRSVALNPDAETTADVYARSVVNCTGCWVDTIKAIYDKNACDTVPAAFAGYQAYSYLIAPANAVHAVPPPPTPPTDGHEVRQETVASFSPLSETMQAAALLFSSPRLSFASVMVLPWWDQCVMLGPSISFLPQLPATAVANTNAALRPVDGYAAQRQRTLSMLSSAGVSVDASRLLSCVSQIVPHMKGPKEVPWVGALLHRSYALHFSSVPLHRVGDEGGIEQAVSFAGHSAGVTGGVAGVARRDVPLLHVYGGAPVLARRIAEEVVDALVYHEPPLFSQKTLKKIHRCRTRHLQLVTPTSLCTATNCGPMDAQVRLVALVKDTYAERLVDVLARRTHVAYTSPIEALQAIPTLANIMGDLLQWDEARRLSEIEEARHLVHSVTVSV